The Acipenser ruthenus chromosome 11, fAciRut3.2 maternal haplotype, whole genome shotgun sequence region TTAAGGAGTCGTCTGTAGCGAAGTTGGGCTCAGTGTGTCGCAGGATCTATAGAATATTCTCACACGCCTATTTCCACCACCGGCAGATATTCGACAAATATGAGGTGAGCTGGCAGTCCTCAGGACAGGACCGTTACTAGGATATAAGAGTAGAGTGTGTTTgggaccaacaaaaaaaaaaaatcaccagctTTTAATCATCTTGTTATAGTTTGTAATGGtagtcaaacaaaatacaacattttagCTTCTATTTTAAGATCTCGTCACATATAACCAGGATGCCATTGGGAGGAGGTGTTTTTTCTTAAAGAATGACCTATTTTGAAAAAGTCATTGGAAATGTGGGCTGCAGGAAGTAGTGATCTCCCTGTATTACTGGTTCATTGTTTAAAAACATCACTCAAGTACttgccagaaaaaaaagttttctcaGTTTATCTTAGTGTAGTTTTACCTGGATAGAAAACTGATAAAGGCACTCTACTCGGGGACCCAGACTCGGCTCTGTATTTGTAAAGGCTGAGTGGCTGAGCCTCCCTGAGTTTGTCGTTCTCATTCCAGAACGAGACGTTTCTGTGCCACCGCTTCACGCGTTTTGTGATGAAGTACAATCTCATGTCGAAGGACAACCTGATCGTGCCCATCCTGGAGGAGGAGGTACAGAACGCTGCTTCAGGGGAGAGCGAGGCGTGACCCGCAGCCACGACAGGAAACAAGCAAGCACACCAATGAACGACTCCTTCTGTACATCCAAAACAACGTCCCGCTCTTCTGTACAAAACAACGTCCCGCTCTTCTTCTTTCACCTGTTTCAATCACCACAGCCACACTGTTGCTTCTTCGTTTAGCATTTTGTACCTTTTTGTCTTTAGCTCTTTAAACAGGTTAAGTTATTGGCGAGCTGTGTAAAAGCCACCAGTGTGGCCTTCATGGTTTTTAAATGGACtacattttctgttattattattattattattattattattattattattattattatttctatatctgttaataaaaatgtattagttGCCCAAAACAGAGTCCTATCTGGAATATAAATATAACCTGAAAGATATAGATAATAACACTGATAGAAACATTAACCACAATGTTTGGTCTGATTCATTTACAGTTTGTTACAAGGTAGCAGGCTGCACTGACAGGCAGAGAGCAGTACTGTGCAGTGTGGGTTTAAGGGGTCTGGTGTCTCTGAGAGTGTAGCACTGCAGGTATTTTCAGTTTCCAGATTAGTTTATTATAAACCACAGTGATTTAATAATATTTAAGAGTGATCATTTCCACATTTCCTACCATACCATATCTCTGGGTGGACAGTGAACTGCCAGTGCATTCGTTCTGAATAAAATCATCTTATTTTAATATGCAAAGAGGTTTATTCAAAAATTAACATCAGAACAGAAACAACTTCTGAATACAAAACATTACTGATACAAACTCCCAAAAGTTACAgtacttttaatttttgtatttttctaatgGAAATCCCGTTAATAATGTGAAATGTTGTCATATATATGAAAAGGAAGAGAAGAAGCTAATAGACGAGGTCTCCTGTACGCTCCAGGGAGAAACGTACCATTCTGTGTGGACGTCGGATTCAGTAAGTGACCATTCCAAGTCATTTCTCAATTATTCGGTGGTAGCGGTGGCACTTTATTGTCCAGCTTGCACAGTggaataaaagcaaataaaagacAAATGAAAGAAAGCATCAGAGTGCAGCTGCACAACATTGAGGGGAAATCCAGAAAGTCAACCGTGAAGGCTGCAGTTAGAACAATGGTCCACCAGGTGGCATTAGGTGTTTGAAGTTCTGCGTCCAATTAGAGACGAAagaaaaacaccaccaccaccttaAACCGGATCTTTAAACCATGCTCTGTGTTCCATACTCAAACCGTTTAAAAAGGCAGACCGCCTCTTCCTCATCTTCTCAAACCCGTGTTTTTGAAAATGCTGTATATACATCCTACATCCTGCTGTGTGACTGACATCCTGTTTTTTGTCATGAAGGGGAGAAGCTATTTTAGCCACGGCAATGTCTGAATTTATTTTTCCACATCTCTGAAATCAGTCCTGCCCAGTCCAGTACTACATGGGCAGTATCAGCAGGCTTGCTCCCCTGCTGACCTCACATGAAGGGGACGGGAGAAGGTACAGGGGGATCTTGAGAGTAAAGGTCTGGTGTCGCAGATTGGAGGTATCCAGTATATCCCAAAGGGGCTCCTCAAACAGCACCAGCCCCTCCAGGTCCAGGTCTGTTTGCACCAGACCACTCCCCCAGCAGGGCTGCAGGCAGCTGGGCACGGCTGTGTATGGACTGGTTCCTGGTTCTCCCTCTTTTGTAAAGCTGTCCTTTATATACTGCAGAGAAAGCGCTATGGTCCTGGCTCTCATTTACCCCATAAAGCCAAGCTCTAATTGCAGTGCCAATGCGTCAGAGTCTACAGTACCTGCGGCTGCAGCAGCCCTGATGCAATGCTGACGCCAGCTGCAGTGCCAAGACTCTGTGCCTTACATGCAGGTGACCTCTGCAGccccctcctcctgctcaaagccCCCTTCCTCCAGGTCTCTCAGCGCGCTGGGGTACCCCCCGAACCTTGGGAACCCCCCTGTGAGGTCATCGCGCCCGGCCCCGCCCACCCCACGGCTCGCCGTGTGCACGCTGACATCCTCACTGCGTGGGGAGCGAGGGGCACGCTTCTGaaacacaggggggggggggggttaggggtGGAGTCATCAAAGATCTTTTTAAAAATTAAGTCATCAAAATCTGTAACAGTATAGAACTTATAAAATGGAGACAAACATTTTTACCAAAAGTGGAATGACATGAAATGCACTGAAGAAGACTATTGTATGATTGAGCGTTTGAAGCTGTGGACAGGAATGAAAAGGCTGGAGCTACACAAACAGACTGATCCGACACCGCAGAGCACCAGAGGGAtatctggagggggggggggttgttcttGTAGAAGGGGGCAGGGTCTCACCTCGGACGGGGCGGGGTCTCGCACGGCTCTCTGCAGGAACACCACCTGCTTGGTGGCCAGGTTTCCCTCActgccaaaaacaaacaaactgtgaaaacctAGAACACGACTAGCAGCTTTCTTTATGTTTCATTTCTCTACATTTTACTCAAGTGCAGAGGATCATTTTCAAAGAGGAGGACAGGGTACCTGGCATGGGAGATGATGGGgatggggaggagagagaggcgaGAGGGGGGTACCTGGCATGGGAGATGTTGGCggtggggaggagagagaggcgaGAGGGGGGTACCTGGCATGGGAGGTGATGGgggtggggaggagagagaggcaagAGGGGGGTACCTGGCATGGGAGATGATGGgggtggggaggagagagaggcgaGAGGGGGGTACCTGGCATGGGAGATgatgggggtggggaggggagagaggggtacCTGTCATGGCGGATTAGGGGGGTGGGGAGCACACAGGTCAGCAGCCAACCAAATTCTGCCAGGGTGTGAACCAGGGGTCCATAATCTGTCTTGACATCAGAGCCctgcgagagagacagagaaggagagggagacagCATTACCACCGGATCACTGTAAGATACATTCAGAACCTACACAAAGTGACTGGGAAACCAAGACACAAGTGGACATGGGTGGAAAGGGGAAAACTGAACAGCAACGTGCCTCAAATTAGGGACTGAAGATTAGAAATATTTTGTGCAGTGCTAGAGACACAGAACTCCTCTCCCTCTCGCCTGgcgtgaccagattttcaaagctcaaaactggGACACagtgttaaataattgataagactaattaaaccatttaaatagttatttaaataGCATCCTGTCACTCTTAGTActattatcttttttgttttttttaagaagctagctaatttcagtactcacaggtgtataatttgtggctaatatTATTGTGTTATATATGTATTGATACTgttttaatactactactactaataataatacattaaataattaattatgtaGATCAtcgttaaaaatacatttactctttggcatttttctttcttccttttttatACTCACTGTCAGGATGGCTCTATTCAttgacgttgttgatgtggtttaacctagTGGATTCAGATGCTCTGCCTAGTGCCTGGGCTAAATCCCACCAGAACTGAGCAGCTATGTAATTCCCCTATTACACATAATTGTAGCTTCATactgaatataaactaaatgaaaacgcatGGCACATTGAGGAATAagcatgtgtgtctgtctgtgttaatcactttataaaaataatgttcttgattaccgtAGTACTGTACCATTTTAACACAaatgttttcactgcaggtgacATAAACTAGTTATATAGAAAGCGGTTGTAtatgttattttgacaaaaggtagtggctgaaaactgggactttaagattttgagaaaaatgtcgggacaccaagacctttgatggaaaaccgggacATCTGGTCACCCTACTCTCTCCCCTCACCTCGATGACAGTCCACTGCTCCACTATGATGGTGTCGTTGCCTGCAGGGGGTGCTGTGGAGGCCCCTCGCTCCTCATACAAAAACAGACCTTCCAGAGACCTGGGCACCGGCTCTCCTGTAAGGAGAAAGATGACGCTGATGtaagtgtatgtgagtgtgtctgtctgtcttattgtgtgtgtttgccttTGTGAAAGTGTGCTACCCATGTTAAATGGTTATTTGGCATATTTTATCGTGGTTCTCCCATGCTTTTTACTACACATTCATACAGTTTCTCACACGCTCTtaccaatgttttactacaccaGCGTTTATAAGAACAGAGAGGAGTGAGATGGgatagagagggagggagaaacaCACAGTGACATGGCACTACACAGTACTGTCCTCTCCTTCTTTCTTCCTCTCCTCTAGTCCTGTTTCCTGCCCTACATACTTTTTGAAATCATCAGCTGGGTTACAATTAGGAAGGAAGGAAGCTTTTAGCCATCTGATGTTGTTGACAAACTGAGGCTGTGATTTTGAACATCGGCTCCTTCTGGCGTGCCTGGGGAGGCGCTATACAAAAACGGCCATCGTAAAACCAGCGCAGAACTTCCTTCCAGGTGATATAGAGGCTCAAGCGGGCTGGTACAGTGTAGAAACTTCACTGTATTGCTTGCATGTTATACTCAGCATTCAACCAAAACCCAGCTCAACAGTTTTCACATTTTCATTGACACACTATATAATAGCAAAAACATCCTCCACATCAGAGCCCCCCCTATTCTGGGTCCACACAGTCCATAGTATCTgaggctggttcattatcttctctgttctttactacactgtgctgtgcttttaccaggggtaCCAAAACAGTAAACTTTAACATGGCACACAGCGGCAATGTAGGTATTATTACCTTTGGGTGTCTCCCAGTACACAAAGGAATCCACCAATGACCAGCCCTTCTTGTAGTAGGCGGTGGTGAGCtccagccaatcagcttccagcatGCTGATGGCCTGCCCCTTGCGTGTCACCTTCATggagagctccccctggtggtagGTCCAGGACGGTGTGTCCTCATCCCGTGCCAGCCAGGCAGGGTAGGCAGAGTCCCAGGAG contains the following coding sequences:
- the LOC117426858 gene encoding raftlin-2-like, which gives rise to MGCGLRKLEDPEDSSPGKIYSTLKRPQVETKTNTVYEYTMLDFTLEGSSNPTVLRIGSLQDLPSELEQYYRKGFVLTAFHPIVLSVGRRRQLPISLLYRAVLARPQPSSKHASPAGHSAPRLLVEEWPQPGDTLSSDVVRGLLDKVNGCAQRGLRFLGFVPQQGGGTLRSCNGGGPCSRGSPSGLSCESGIEDETPPEYGGFNEGGGSPQPSHRREETKLFALFHSWDSAYPAWLARDEDTPSWTYHQGELSMKVTRKGQAISMLEADWLELTTAYYKKGWSLVDSFVYWETPKGEPVPRSLEGLFLYEERGASTAPPAGNDTIIVEQWTVIEGSDVKTDYGPLVHTLAEFGWLLTCVLPTPLIRHDSEGNLATKQVVFLQRAVRDPAPSEKRAPRSPRSEDVSVHTASRGVGGAGRDDLTGGFPRFGGYPSALRDLEEGGFEQEEGAAEVTCM